A genomic window from Parasteatoda tepidariorum isolate YZ-2023 chromosome 10, CAS_Ptep_4.0, whole genome shotgun sequence includes:
- the LOC107446215 gene encoding U20-hexatoxin-Hi1a, with product MYKLLVLFSMLGLMLAEKPKKTDCEEHREREQKSNAPLPMRLIPECDSKGDYKPLQCFQNSKFCSCWDKTGNPLTQPSGKIKACDCLVKQKEAKPGLLGAFKAQCEEDGKFKKEQCHGSTGHCWCVDPLTGEKKTEPKRGKANC from the exons ATGTAtaaattacttgttttattttcg atgctTGGCTTAATGCTGGCTGAAAAAC CTAAGAAAACTGATTGTGAAGAGCACCGTGAGAGAGAACAGAAAAGCAATGCACCTTTACCTATGCGGTTGATCCCAGAATGCGACAGCAAAGGTGATTACAAGCCTCTACAGTGTTTTCAAAACAGCAAGTTTTGCTCTTGTTGGGATAAAACAGGAAATCCACTCACTCAACCATCTGGTAAAATAAAGGCATGCGACTGTTTAGTAAAGCAAAAGGAAGCCAAACCAG GATTACTCGGTGCTTTCAAAGCTCAATGTGAAGAAGatggaaaatttaagaaagaacaGTGTCATGGTTCAACAGGACATTGTTGGTGTGTTGATCCCCTTACAGGTGAAAAGAAAACAGAGCCTAAAAGAGGAAAAGCAAACtgctga